In the Haloferula helveola genome, one interval contains:
- a CDS encoding PEP-CTERM sorting domain-containing protein: MLLAASVAMSGLAAATPEVEPEAVIQAIPEPATAFLGVLGLCLILFRRFRS, from the coding sequence TTGCTTCTCGCGGCCTCGGTCGCGATGTCGGGGCTGGCCGCGGCCACACCCGAGGTGGAGCCGGAGGCGGTGATCCAAGCCATCCCGGAGCCTGCCACCGCCTTCCTCGGCGTGCTGGGGTTGTGCCTGATCCTCTTCCGACGGTTCCGCTCCTGA
- a CDS encoding ABC transporter permease produces the protein MFARIGNQTLGFLSYLGELGQLIAQIAESIKNGKLRGTLILRQIAEIGYRSQPVVIMTGAFTGAVLAAQALFQFSPLGMESGAGALVSVAMLRELGPSITALMLAGRVGASMAAEIGTMKVTEQIDALRSMGVHPIDYLVTPRMIAMFIAMPLLIAESAAFGIGASLVVGTGPFGVNAAYWMDQVHHYTDLSDILIALIKGVVFGFLIVTVSCHQGLTVTNGAVGVGQGTTRAMVFSALALLVFNFFLTLLLNMVFPAGFGG, from the coding sequence GTGTTCGCGCGGATCGGCAACCAGACTCTGGGCTTCCTCTCCTACCTCGGGGAGTTGGGGCAGCTGATCGCGCAGATCGCCGAGTCGATCAAGAACGGCAAACTCCGGGGCACGCTGATCCTCCGGCAGATTGCGGAAATCGGTTACCGGTCCCAGCCGGTGGTGATCATGACCGGTGCCTTCACCGGTGCCGTGCTCGCCGCGCAGGCGCTGTTCCAGTTCAGCCCTCTCGGGATGGAGAGCGGTGCCGGAGCGTTGGTCAGCGTGGCGATGCTGCGCGAGCTCGGCCCATCGATCACCGCCCTGATGCTGGCGGGGCGGGTCGGTGCGTCCATGGCCGCGGAAATCGGCACCATGAAGGTGACCGAGCAGATTGACGCGCTGCGCTCGATGGGGGTTCACCCGATCGACTATCTGGTGACGCCGCGGATGATCGCGATGTTCATCGCGATGCCGCTCCTCATCGCCGAGTCGGCCGCGTTCGGAATCGGGGCGTCGTTGGTCGTCGGCACCGGCCCGTTCGGCGTCAATGCGGCCTACTGGATGGACCAGGTCCACCACTACACCGACCTCTCCGACATCCTGATCGCGCTGATCAAGGGCGTCGTGTTCGGATTCCTGATCGTCACGGTCTCCTGCCACCAGGGCCTGACCGTGACGAATGGCGCTGTGGGGGTGGGTCAGGGAACGACCCGTGCCATGGTCTTCTCCGCGCTCGCCCTGCTGGTCTTCAATTTCTTCCTGACCTTGCTCCTCAACATGGTCTTTCCGGCGGGCTTCGGCGGTTGA
- a CDS encoding DUF2905 domain-containing protein encodes MSALGKALVVFGVVAVVIGLALWFGGRWFGWLGKLPGDIRIEGDKGGFYFPVVTCIVISVVATIVLSLIRRFFGN; translated from the coding sequence ATGTCCGCCCTCGGCAAAGCGCTGGTCGTGTTCGGCGTCGTCGCGGTCGTCATCGGACTGGCGCTGTGGTTTGGCGGCCGCTGGTTCGGCTGGCTTGGAAAACTGCCGGGCGACATCCGGATCGAGGGCGACAAAGGCGGGTTCTACTTTCCCGTCGTGACCTGCATCGTGATCAGCGTGGTCGCCACGATTGTCCTCTCGCTGATCCGGCGCTTCTTCGGCAACTGA
- a CDS encoding sugar phosphate isomerase/epimerase family protein: protein MKRRGFLQCAALSAAPLGSATAQSSDPAPPKARPNPIGVSSYSFWGFRRDELRDLTVCLDHAARMGFEGLEILQRQLTSVENSDLQKIKRHAFLNGLDLMGYSTHQGFLSPDKEKRQKNIDHTIDCIEQAYALGIPTMRVNSGTWGTSKDFDELMERRGVEPPIEGYTEEDAYGWVIDAYEKIVPVAEKCGVVLGLENHWGLGVTPEGILRVTRAVDSPWLKVTLDTGNFLEDPYDRLKQLAGEAVLLQAKTYVGGGVWYTLDLDYPRIAGILRDAGFGGYVSLEFEGKEDPLTAIPKSLKMLREAFA, encoded by the coding sequence GTGAAAAGACGAGGATTTCTCCAATGCGCCGCGCTGTCGGCGGCTCCGCTTGGCTCCGCAACCGCGCAAAGCAGCGACCCTGCGCCCCCGAAGGCGCGACCCAACCCGATCGGCGTCTCGTCGTATTCGTTTTGGGGTTTCCGGCGCGATGAACTCCGCGACCTGACCGTCTGCCTCGACCACGCCGCGCGAATGGGATTCGAAGGACTGGAGATCCTCCAACGCCAACTCACATCGGTCGAGAACTCGGACCTGCAGAAGATCAAACGCCACGCGTTTTTGAACGGCCTCGATCTGATGGGCTATTCGACGCACCAGGGCTTCCTCTCGCCTGACAAGGAGAAGCGGCAGAAGAACATCGACCACACCATCGACTGCATCGAGCAGGCCTACGCGCTCGGCATTCCGACGATGCGGGTCAACTCCGGCACTTGGGGTACTTCGAAGGACTTCGACGAACTGATGGAGCGTCGCGGAGTCGAACCACCGATCGAAGGCTACACCGAGGAAGATGCCTACGGCTGGGTGATCGACGCCTATGAGAAGATCGTGCCGGTCGCAGAGAAGTGCGGCGTCGTGCTCGGGCTCGAGAACCACTGGGGACTCGGCGTCACCCCTGAAGGCATCCTGCGCGTGACCCGGGCGGTCGACTCCCCCTGGCTCAAGGTCACCCTCGATACCGGCAATTTCCTCGAAGACCCCTACGACCGGCTGAAGCAACTCGCCGGTGAGGCGGTGTTGCTGCAGGCGAAGACCTACGTCGGTGGTGGCGTGTGGTACACGCTCGACCTCGATTACCCGCGGATCGCCGGCATTCTCCGCGACGCGGGATTCGGTGGCTACGTTTCACTCGAGTTCGAAGGCAAGGAGGACCCGCTGACCGCGATTCCGAAGAGCCTGAAGATGCTGCGCGAAGCTTTTGCCTGA